A window of Candidatus Nitrospira allomarina genomic DNA:
GGCGGCATTAAAGGGTGATGGCATCCGCCAGGCCGTCATGTTGGGTGGCATCCACAAAACGCATGTTTTTACGGCACTTCGGCCGGACCTCCGGGCTTTGGCCATTTTTAGCCGTTTGAAACATTGGAAGGACGATGCGATCCTCAGGGCGGTGGCTGGAGAATTGGAGCGGGAAGGAATTGAGATTCGGGAGTCTACGTTTGGCCTGGAAGGCATTCTGGCGAAAGAGGGCAATCTTGCCCACAGGAAACCAACGAGCAAAGAGTGGGAGGATATTCAATTTGGTTGGGATACCCTGGAAACCTTGGGAAAGTTAGATATTGGGCAATGTGTCCTGGTAAAAAATCGTGTGATTGTCGCCGTTGAAGCTGTTGAGGGAACGGATGGGACCATTACTCGTGGAGGGACACTTGGTGGCAAGGGAACCGTGGTGGTCAAACGCACGAAACCGCACCAGGATCTTCGGTTTGATTTGCCGGCTGTTGGTCCTCAAACCATTCAGTCCATGGTCGCGGTAAAGGCTTCAGTTCTCGCGATTGAAGCCGGGCGCACCGTCGTTCTTGATCGGGAAGAGATGAGTGCGAATGCCAGATCAGCGAATATCGCGATTGTGGGAATTGCTCCGACTGGCCCTTTGCAGCATGCCGCGTCTTCCGATGCTCCACCACGGTAGGGGGACGGGTTCCCCATCGTGGTGTTTCGTGTGGTGTAACTGGAACCGCAGTTTCTGTTCTCCTTTTCAGCGACGACCGATCCCTACATGACACAATCCTTACGAGTTGGGGTGATTGGTGTTGGTCATTTGGGCCGACATCATGCTCGCATCTATGGAACCCTGCCTTCTGTGACCTTGGTTGGGGTCGCTGATACCGATACCTCACGCGGGCATCTGGTGGCGGATGAATGTGGAGTGTCGTATTTCCAGGATTTGGACGAGCTGCTGTCATTGGTCGATGCGGTGAGTGTGGCGGTCCCCACCTCGGCACATGGGGTGGTGGTCACGACCTGTTTGCAACGCGGGTGCCATGTTCTGGTCGAAAAGCCAATTGCCAGCCATGTGTGGGAAGGTGAGCAGTTAGTCGACCTGGCGAAAGCCCGGGGGACCATACTGCAGGTTGGCCATATTGAACGATTTAATCCGATCGTGGAAGTGATGCGTCCTCTCGTGAGTCAGCCCGGCTTTATTGAATGTCATCGTTTAAGTCCTTTTCAGCCTCGAGGAACCGATGTCGATGTGGTACGGGATCTCATGATACATGATTTGGATCTGTTGTTATCCTTAGGGTTGGGTCCTATCCTGCAGGTGGAGGCGAGAGGCATGCCGGTGTTTACCGATCTGCCCGATATTGCCAATGTGCGAATTCTCTTTGAAAGCGGGTGTCTGGCGAATTTGACTGCCAGCCGCATCTCGACTGGACGACTGCGAAAGATCAGAGTATATCAACGGGATCGCTATCTCTCGGTTGATTTTGGTGGAAAAGAGGCGGTGATGAACACCAGGAGAAGTTTGGAAGGTGGAACGTTTGAAGTTGAAACGCAACATATCAAGGGTGATGAAGGCGATGCCCTGACTCGTGAATTGGGTTGCTTCATTCAATCGATTCTGGGAAATCCTTCCGCCCGAGGTGTCTCAGGAGAAGAAGGTGTGGAAGCTCTGCGAGTCGCAACCCAAGTGGTCTCGCTCATTCAACAACATGCCGGGCACTCGCCACGGTAATCCGCGTCAGGGCGGGCTATTTGCCATGAGCGGTCGGTTAGAGTCCCGATGCCAAAAATCTTTTTAGTGACCGGTGAAACCTCCGGCGATATTCACGGAGCGCACTTAGCGCTGGCACTACGGGAACTGAATCCCGGTGTGGAATTAATCGGTGTGGGTGGCAGTCGGATGTTGGCAGCCGGAGTCTCGCTTCTTCCGCATGTCAAACGGGTAGACGCCATGGGCGTTCCGGGAATCCGGCAGCTCATACAGGGGTGGAAGACCCTACGAACGCTAACCAGTTACCTCCAGCGTGAACGGTTTGATGTCATTATCCTCATCGACAGTCCGGGATTGAATCTTCGCCTGGCCAAGGCCATTGCCCCACGGTCATGCAAAATTATCTATTACATTGCCCCTCAGGTGTGGGCATGGGGAAGCCGTCGTTTAACACTTATTCGAAGAGTTATCAGCCATGTGTTAGCGATTCTTCCCTTCGAAGAGGCCTATTTCCAAAAAGCCGGCATTCCCTGCACGTATGTTGGCCATCCATTATTGGATGAGCTCAAGCCTGCCTATGATATGGTGCATGAGCGTCAGGAATTAGGGTTGAACAGAGAGGATCTGGTGATCGGTCTGCTGCCTGGGAGTCGTGCCCGGGAAGTCCGGGAGGTGTTGCCGGCCTTCCTGCGTTCGGTTGAACAGATTCGTATTCCCTACCCTCGAGTTCAAGTCCTTCTTGCCCAAGCGCATTCACTGTCCGATTCGATGGTGAATGAACTCCTTGGACCTTTTAGCCAACAGGTCAAGGTAGTCAAAGGTCTGTCCAATGAGGTAATGGCGGCTTCAAATCTTTTACTGGTGACCTCTGGGACGGCGACGTTGCAAGCGGCACTGATTGGAACACCGATGGTTGTGGTCTATCGAACATCTCCCTTGACCTATCATATTGCCAAACGTCTGGTTAAAATTCCTTATATTAGTCTCGTGAATATTTTAGCCGGTCAAGAAATTGTTCCGGAACTGATTCAGGATCGTATGACCCCGGATTATATCGCCCATGAAGCCTTAGGCATCTTGCAAGACGTTCGTCGCCAACAGGACATGACCCAGGCTTTCCACACCATTCGGACGGCTCTGGGGGGGGGCGGGAGCGTCGAAACGGGCTGCAGCCTGTATCCTTGCCGAGGCGACCGTATGAAGACCTTCTGGCGAATTGTGTCGTATCTGAGGGAGTACCGCCTGCGGTTGCTTGGTGCGTTTGTCTGTTCTGCCGGGGTGGCAGGATTATCAGCGGTCTATGCGTGGCTTGTTCAACCGGTTCTGGATGGAATTTTTATTGAGCGCAATCAGGAGATGTTGCTCATC
This region includes:
- a CDS encoding LpxI family protein — translated: MISPEQGERIGLIAGNGRFPIIFADNVRRLGFSVSAIAHVGETLPELESHVDRIHWLKVGQFSKALAALKGDGIRQAVMLGGIHKTHVFTALRPDLRALAIFSRLKHWKDDAILRAVAGELEREGIEIRESTFGLEGILAKEGNLAHRKPTSKEWEDIQFGWDTLETLGKLDIGQCVLVKNRVIVAVEAVEGTDGTITRGGTLGGKGTVVVKRTKPHQDLRFDLPAVGPQTIQSMVAVKASVLAIEAGRTVVLDREEMSANARSANIAIVGIAPTGPLQHAASSDAPPR
- a CDS encoding Gfo/Idh/MocA family protein — translated: MTQSLRVGVIGVGHLGRHHARIYGTLPSVTLVGVADTDTSRGHLVADECGVSYFQDLDELLSLVDAVSVAVPTSAHGVVVTTCLQRGCHVLVEKPIASHVWEGEQLVDLAKARGTILQVGHIERFNPIVEVMRPLVSQPGFIECHRLSPFQPRGTDVDVVRDLMIHDLDLLLSLGLGPILQVEARGMPVFTDLPDIANVRILFESGCLANLTASRISTGRLRKIRVYQRDRYLSVDFGGKEAVMNTRRSLEGGTFEVETQHIKGDEGDALTRELGCFIQSILGNPSARGVSGEEGVEALRVATQVVSLIQQHAGHSPR